A region of the Candidatus Cloacimonadota bacterium genome:
CTACCAATCTCTGATCCGTTCAGATATACTGTCACGGCTTCAGGAGCAATAAATTCTATGATACCTTCTTTGAATTCCGAATCCAGCATAAAATCTGTTTCAAACACCAGATCGTTTACCGGACCTTCAAGTTCGGAAACCCAAATTGGGCGGGCTGCATTTGGTTCCATGTTTACCAGATTGTCCCAGGTTATATTCCATTCTGAGGCATCTGCCGCATAACTGGAGCTTTCTTCGCCAGTATCCGGATCGCTGGTGATTATTCTCCATCCGGAGTTTGTGAAGATGTTTTTCACTACAGGTGGGATGTTTTCCCGGATTCGTTGCAGACTGGTCATGGTCTGCAAGGCAAGGGCAGCTTGTTGTTCATCGGCGCTGCTGTTTTCCAAGGACAGTTCAAACACATTGCTACCGCGGGCAAACATCTCTCCGGGAATAATGAAGCTATAGAGCGTGCTGGCGGGTTTGCCTGCTTCCAGAGTGTCTATTACCACCCAGGAAGAATTTACCACACTTCCATTCAGCTTTACTTGGATACCCAAGGGGAATGATATGTGCAGATAGGCGAAGTTTGGTTCCAGATCCATATTGAAACTGCGTGTCACATTCAAAGTGTTGTTTGAAGGAATTGTGGTGCGTCCAAGGCTTTGCCCCTTCGGACTCTGGATTCTGCTGAAATTAACAGTAGTTGCGGCTGGATCCAGATTCTGTTGCCATTGGTTGTCCAGCACGTAATCCTGACTGCGGTATTCAACACTCTGATTGTATTTCAAGAGGGCGTCTTTAGCTGCTTGTGTGATTGCATTTTGGTAGCCTGCCAGATGGAATTGAGTATATATCTGGTTGTTGTAGGTAAGTGAGTTTATGATGTACTCTTGAATATTTTGCATCTTGAAACCTTGGATTTGTGCTTCTGCATTTTCACCCCATTGTTCGCGGTAATATCTGCCCTGGGTGGTGATGCGGAAGAAGGTCTCTATCTGGGTGCCCACTACCTCTGCACCACGGTCATAGATTCTTGCGATCAAAGCAAGCGCCTTGATCTGACGATCGTTGTCCATGTCGATCTCACTCTCCGCAGTTTGGCGAATAAGGGTTCTAACCTTGTTCACTTCTGCTTCGATAGTGCTCATATACTTCTTGATGCGATTGTCGCCGCCACCAAGGTTACTATCCCAGGTTGTAATAGCAACCACTCTGATTTGTTGAGCGGGACTCTGAGTAAAGATGGAGGATCTTCCCAAGGCCTCAAGGCGTGAATCATAGTTTGCCAGGAAGGCTTTGCGTTCTTGGATCTTGTCGTATTCACGTTGAACGGCAGCGAATATCTCGTGGATGTCTTCCGGGAAACTGAGACCTTCTTTCTTGTATGCGTTCTCCAGGCTGCGGTAACGATCGCGAGCAGCAAAGGCACCTTCAAAATCCTGATTCAGGTATGCAGCGTCGAATTCCTGGGCAATGGTTCGCAATTCCGTAGTGGCTACGTCCATATAATATGAGTTTTTGCTGGGGTCTTTGGCATATATCGCCTTGGCCATTCGCTTGTAATCTTCGTTTTCTTTTCGATCATAATAACCCTTGGCCATGTATTCCATATAAGGTACTGTGTCTGAGTGATTGGGATAGGTCTCGATAAAGCGATTCATCAAGGCATAACCGGTCGGGATGTTTCCTTCCAGGTTGTAAAGGCGAATAGCGTCTGCCAATAGGCTGCTTTCGGGCACATCTTCGGTGTCAATACTTCCGGCATGTGCTTCTTCGTAAAGAGCTAAATAAGCTTCGGCAGCTTCGGTTCTGCGGGATGCATTTTCTGCTTTTGCGGAAATGGCGGCAAGGCGTAGGAAGAAGGCGTAACTGCTGCCGGGATGAGCATCTATAAACTCCTGTTCCAAGCTCGCTGCCAGGGTGGGATTGTTCATCATGGTCTCAGATTCGGCAATGTCTATGGCTTGGCTGTAGCGAGTGTAGATGGCGTCCAACTCTGTATCCGAGGCGGCCAGCTCCATCAAGAGGTCGATGGCTTGCTGATATGCACCGGCTTTCTTGAAGGCTTCCACGGCTTCGTTCTTCTGCCCCAGGATCTCCAATCTGCGGCTGGGATCCATCTCTGCTGCCAGTCTCAGGCGTTCATTGGCTTCAGTAAGAAAATCACCGGAGCCAGAGGCAGTCTCGAAGCTGTTTTGAATTTGAACCAAAATATCCTGGTTGATATTGGCTCTGTCTTCATCACTCTCAGCCAGCGGTAGAGCTTTGCGGAACCAGCTTTCAGCATCTGCAAAACGTTCCTGGCGAATACTCATTTCGGCAAGTTTCAGGTAGGTGTCACGTTTGTCGGAGTCCGTCGTCAAATCTTCGTATTCCAAGGCTTGCTGGTATAGAGCAATGGCGTCAGGATACTTTTCACGGCCAAATTGAATGTCTCCCAAGAGCAGGATAACATCCAGAGCGTTCGTCATTCTTTCGGGAGTTTTGAAGCGATCCTGATTGCTAACCTTCAAATATCTGTCCGCGCAGTTCTTCAAAACTGCAAAAGCTTCGTCTTCATTTGCCGGAGCACCTTCCTCTACAGTATATTCATTGCTTGCCATCAAATCCATAGTTGTGGCATAAGCATTGCGGGCATATATCATAGCCAATTCTTCATTTTCGTAGAATTGGCTGTTTTGAGGATGCTTATCGTTATAATCATAGAGCTTCTTTATGGCTGAATTGATGTCATGAATATCCTGAGTACGATCCGCCAGCACAGAATATGCTGTTACAATCAGACTATCTGATGATGCACTGTCGGCTTCATAATCGGGATTGTGCAATTGAGCGAATTCCTTGTAAACACGCAAATGGTTTTCGTAAGCAGTGAGGTTCTCGCGGTTAATTGAATTCACGAAGTTATTGTACAATCTGAAACCGCGTTGAGTGTAAGCATTATCTACTATGCTCATTTGGCGGCTGATGTCTTTATCTTTATTTTGGCTGTACCATTGAGAATCATGGCTGTAGTTGTTGATGATTTTTTGATAGATGTTCTGAGTAATCTGATCCAGGTCTTCGCCTTCACGCAGATTCTGGCCGGAGTTGTGGTACAGGAAGAGGATAGAGTCCTGCAGGACGGGGTTTATCAGTGCCATTGGTGCAGTATCGATCCTGAACTGTAAGAAGTCTATCGCTTGCAGTGAAGCGTTCATGTTCAGTTTCAGTTGAGTAGAACGATCCAAAACTTTTTGAACTATTTGCTCGTTGCTATAACCGTCAAAAACGCGCTGCAATTCGGCAATACCCCGCGAGAGCGAGCTGAAATCAGTTCCGTCCAGAGCGATCAGGCAGTAGGCGATGTTGTCCACGGCATCAGAACAGTAGTCTGCGGCAAGCTGCTTATCGGTGATCAAACCGGATTCGGAAGCTTTCAACAATTCCATAAAGTCGTTCATAGCCATACGCAGGTCTTGCTCGGCAAAGCTATTGAGGCGTACCCATCCTCTTTGATATAGGGCATCGTAGTAGAGAGGGCTCTTGGAGTTTGCTACGATCTGATCGAAGTATCCGATGGCTCTGTCGCGATAGAGCTCGGGATTATCAGAGTCGGTGGAAAAACTGAAATTGAGCAAGCCTAGGCGATATACGGATTCCTCATAGACTTTGGAATCCGGGAAATCTCGGACAATCTCTTGTAAAGCAGCTAGAGCTTCGCTGAAATTGGCTTCACTATACAGCGAATTGGCTGGTGCAACATCATCAAATCCAGCGGTATTACGGAAGGTGATCTTGTTGTTGCTTACTTCCATACGTTTCAATTCGCTGGTAATAAAAGCGATATTGTATAAGGCTAAATCCCGGTTCGGCAGATTGGGATCCAACTCCAGGGCCTTGCGATAACTGACCAATGCGGGATTCAGATCCTCGGGAATGGCGTAGTACTGCAACTCTGCTAAATAGTAATAAAGATCGGCAGTACCTACTAATTGATTGCCACCGGGCTGGTCAATCGAACTAAAATCAGGATTGTTTGCCAGGAAAGTATTGATCTCGCCGATCAGTTTCAGCTGTTCGGAGCGCCAATATGCTTTGTGTTCTTCCTGTTCTTCCTCAGTAAGATAGATCTGAGCTTCCAGGTACTTCTGGTAAACCGCCATCAAGCTGCGGTAAGACATCTGCAGGGTGATGAAATCCATTGCAGTAAGAGTCTCATCCCAGCCTTCATTATAAACCGCATCCCGTTGTGTAGATAAAGCTACGTCACTGATCTGGGAGGCGATCATGGGGCGGATACTGTTGCGGAAATCCTCATCATACATAGTATTGGAGAGGCTTAATACATAGTTTTCATAATCAGTGGCAGTGTCATCCAACTGCTTCTTTTCCGCTAATAGAGCATAGTATTCATCCAGGATTTCCAACAGGGCTTCACCTTCCTGAGCATCCAGGTTGTGTACATCACTCACATATTTCTGATGTAATACTTCAGCTTCAGCTTTACTTCTCATGGCCTCATTTCTTTCCATCATGAGGCGATCGTGGCTTTCCGGGAACTCTCCGCTGGCTAATAGCTCGTCGATCTCTTTGATTATCTCATCGTAGGATGTAATTATCATCTGGATTTGGAATATGCGATCCAGATACAAATCGCCGGTATAAACTTCGGTATCTGAGGTCGCTTCGGTGCTAAGCTTCAGGAAGTTCTGCGATAACACCAGGTCAAACTGTTTTAATACCCGATCATAGAAAGCCAGACTTTGCTTTGAAGCTTCAATGTACTTCATGGCGGGTATAAGAAATTCTTCAGAACCGATGGAGGCATTGGCATAATCTGTCATCAAGTGCTTTAACTCATCCAAACCGCTCATTTCTATGTCATAGTTTTCAATAATGGTATCCAGGAAGAGAATTCCTTCCATGCCGATTATTTCGTTGTAGATGGCTGTAATATCCAATTTGATCTGATCAATCTGCCCTGACAAGTCTTTTAATGCTGCTTTGCTGGGTGATTGATAAAACGTGTCTATGTCCAATGAGTTTAAACGGTTCAGAACGTTCTGTTTTAGCGGCAGAAGCGCGTTCAAGACGATCTCCCGGTTTCCGTTGTAGCGCATTATAAGATTTGATACGTCATCAAAATGTTTACTATCTGTGCCTAGATCCGAGTAGAGATAAAGATAAGCAGGGAAATACTGCTCTGTATTGTAGTTATCAAAAACGATGGCGCTCAAATAGTCTCTGGCTGTCTGACGCTCTCCGGCTTGCAGGAGTTCGGTCAGTTTGCGGTACAACACAATATTGAGCATTTTGCGTGCACCATAATTCAGATCTGTCTTCAGGAGTGAGTCGAATATGGAAATAGCTCTGTCATTCTCACCTGCTCTGGCATACATATGCCCCAAAAGATACAAGACATCGTTGTCACCCAGCAAGCTTAATGTACTGCTGAATTCTTGTAACTCTGCATTTGCTTGCGCAGGGTTCAATTCAATGACACTCGGAAGCGCGTCAACCAAGAATTCTTTGGCGACTTTTCGCAATTCCTGCCTCTGAATGCGGATTTCTTCTTGTAGCTGCTCAACAGTCACATTCTCGTCGTACTCAATGGTCTGGGCAGATAAATAAGAAAAGCAAGTCAACCCAAACATAAGGAGCAAAAACACAATAAAATTCTTTTTCATAACCCCGCTCACTTTAGACTCTCATTAAGTTAATTTGCAGTGAATAAAAGCACGCCAGGATACAGCTTGCACCCTGGCGTACTGCTTCAACATAGGAAAGTATGAATCCTACGTTCCACCGCTATGTTATATGTATGCTTTAATCCCGTTCAGCTTTCAGCTCTTGAATCCAAGAACGAAGATCATCAAGAGACTTCTGGGCTTTCTCGCGTTCAGCACGCAACTGCTTCAACTCTTCCAGCAGATCCCGAACTTCGGGAGAGAGCTGAGAATAGGATGTGCTTCCGCCACTACCGGTAAGACCAGGTGTCTCCAGAGTGGTTCCGGAGCTGGATGTACCCAGAGCTACTTCTCCAGTGCCAGTTTTGGGTTTGGTCTCTTGCGGAGGAATGATAACTACTTCGCGATCTGTGGGATCAGTGGTTGTACCAGTCGGAGGAATAATGATACCTTCCTGAGGAGGCAGAGTACCAGAATCCACAAGGTAGGGTTCTTCCAGAT
Encoded here:
- a CDS encoding tetratricopeptide repeat protein, producing MKKNFIVFLLLMFGLTCFSYLSAQTIEYDENVTVEQLQEEIRIQRQELRKVAKEFLVDALPSVIELNPAQANAELQEFSSTLSLLGDNDVLYLLGHMYARAGENDRAISIFDSLLKTDLNYGARKMLNIVLYRKLTELLQAGERQTARDYLSAIVFDNYNTEQYFPAYLYLYSDLGTDSKHFDDVSNLIMRYNGNREIVLNALLPLKQNVLNRLNSLDIDTFYQSPSKAALKDLSGQIDQIKLDITAIYNEIIGMEGILFLDTIIENYDIEMSGLDELKHLMTDYANASIGSEEFLIPAMKYIEASKQSLAFYDRVLKQFDLVLSQNFLKLSTEATSDTEVYTGDLYLDRIFQIQMIITSYDEIIKEIDELLASGEFPESHDRLMMERNEAMRSKAEAEVLHQKYVSDVHNLDAQEGEALLEILDEYYALLAEKKQLDDTATDYENYVLSLSNTMYDEDFRNSIRPMIASQISDVALSTQRDAVYNEGWDETLTAMDFITLQMSYRSLMAVYQKYLEAQIYLTEEEQEEHKAYWRSEQLKLIGEINTFLANNPDFSSIDQPGGNQLVGTADLYYYLAELQYYAIPEDLNPALVSYRKALELDPNLPNRDLALYNIAFITSELKRMEVSNNKITFRNTAGFDDVAPANSLYSEANFSEALAALQEIVRDFPDSKVYEESVYRLGLLNFSFSTDSDNPELYRDRAIGYFDQIVANSKSPLYYDALYQRGWVRLNSFAEQDLRMAMNDFMELLKASESGLITDKQLAADYCSDAVDNIAYCLIALDGTDFSSLSRGIAELQRVFDGYSNEQIVQKVLDRSTQLKLNMNASLQAIDFLQFRIDTAPMALINPVLQDSILFLYHNSGQNLREGEDLDQITQNIYQKIINNYSHDSQWYSQNKDKDISRQMSIVDNAYTQRGFRLYNNFVNSINRENLTAYENHLRVYKEFAQLHNPDYEADSASSDSLIVTAYSVLADRTQDIHDINSAIKKLYDYNDKHPQNSQFYENEELAMIYARNAYATTMDLMASNEYTVEEGAPANEDEAFAVLKNCADRYLKVSNQDRFKTPERMTNALDVILLLGDIQFGREKYPDAIALYQQALEYEDLTTDSDKRDTYLKLAEMSIRQERFADAESWFRKALPLAESDEDRANINQDILVQIQNSFETASGSGDFLTEANERLRLAAEMDPSRRLEILGQKNEAVEAFKKAGAYQQAIDLLMELAASDTELDAIYTRYSQAIDIAESETMMNNPTLAASLEQEFIDAHPGSSYAFFLRLAAISAKAENASRRTEAAEAYLALYEEAHAGSIDTEDVPESSLLADAIRLYNLEGNIPTGYALMNRFIETYPNHSDTVPYMEYMAKGYYDRKENEDYKRMAKAIYAKDPSKNSYYMDVATTELRTIAQEFDAAYLNQDFEGAFAARDRYRSLENAYKKEGLSFPEDIHEIFAAVQREYDKIQERKAFLANYDSRLEALGRSSIFTQSPAQQIRVVAITTWDSNLGGGDNRIKKYMSTIEAEVNKVRTLIRQTAESEIDMDNDRQIKALALIARIYDRGAEVVGTQIETFFRITTQGRYYREQWGENAEAQIQGFKMQNIQEYIINSLTYNNQIYTQFHLAGYQNAITQAAKDALLKYNQSVEYRSQDYVLDNQWQQNLDPAATTVNFSRIQSPKGQSLGRTTIPSNNTLNVTRSFNMDLEPNFAYLHISFPLGIQVKLNGSVVNSSWVVIDTLEAGKPASTLYSFIIPGEMFARGSNVFELSLENSSADEQQAALALQTMTSLQRIRENIPPVVKNIFTNSGWRIITSDPDTGEESSSYAADASEWNITWDNLVNMEPNAARPIWVSELEGPVNDLVFETDFMLDSEFKEGIIEFIAPEAVTVYLNGSEIGSAIFDYDPDPLEIYKGEVLINASHVVNGRNVLRFEVSNSSVYRGFLAKITYSQAGKEEIR